In Silene latifolia isolate original U9 population chromosome 3, ASM4854445v1, whole genome shotgun sequence, a single window of DNA contains:
- the LOC141648831 gene encoding protein FAR1-RELATED SEQUENCE 4-like, whose amino-acid sequence MAKVGNQRSDHGPNVGNQRLPRTKQRISTFGHGPTFDFHESWEDFGDNPIDYNPLFETTIDFETRDDAFNWAQKIAFENGFALVKANNGAKNRKKNRLLASYFRCKRHGKPKESDDLEKPRRSQKCSCKFRIRAVQNFVSKNDKETVVWNIVTSEGAGLHNHNVAVYKDGDRHFAGLDAEEKAYVRQQTLAGVQPRDIKNGLHLRSPEKPQPSSTQLYNETRKIKKEEMGERNTAQQMLALAVATKYVYFYEIDSEESKELTHIFMAHPEAIKLFRAYPYVALMDSTYKTNIYKNPLIEMVGVTPTGSSFLIACAMIPTESDVNYKWLLRKLAAILDATESNVLFVFVTDRELGLISALEQVFPRAEHLLCRWHVNKAINAKALTTYKTESMRKFVISARCYP is encoded by the exons ATGGCCAAAGTTGGAAACCAACGTTCAGACCACGGTCCAAACGTTGGAAACCAACGTTTGCCACGGACCAAACAAAGGATTTccacgtttggccatggtccaaCGTTTGATTTccac GAATCGTGGGAGGATTTTGGCGATAATCCAAttgattacaacccgttgttcgaGACTACTATAGATTTCGAAACGCGTGACGATGCTTTCAATTGGGCTCAGAAAATCGCATTCGAGAATGGGtttgctttggttaaagcaaataaCGGAGCTAAAAATAGGAAAAAGAACAGGTTGTTGGCAAGTTATTTTCGATGTAAAAGACATGGTAAACCAAAAGAATCGGACGATCTTGAAAAGCCAAGGAGGTCGCAGAAGTGTTCATGCAAGTTTCGTATTCGTGCCGTTCAAAATTTCGTGTCTAAAAATGATAAAGAGACGGTGGTGTGGAACATTGTAACCTCCGAGGGTGCTGGACTACACAACCACAACGTAGCCGTTTATAAGGACGGGGATCGGCACTTTGCGGGATTGGACGCGGAAGAGAAGGCATATGTTAGGCAACAAACATTAGCCGGGGTTCAACCGAGGGATATTAAAAATGGTCTTCATTTGAGATCCCCCGAAAAACCTCAACCGTCAAGCACCCAACTGTATAATGAAACAAGGAAAATTAAGAAAGAAGAAATGGGTGAAAGAAACACCGCTCAGCAAATGTTGGCTCTAGCGGTGGCAACGAAATACGTCTACTTCTACGAGATTGATTCCGAGGAGTCAAAAGAGTTGACTCACATTTTCATGGCTCATCctgaagcgattaagttgttcCGGGCTTATCCTTATGTCGCCCTCATGGATTCGACTTATAAAACCAACATTTACAAGAATCCACTCATTGAGATGGTTGGTGTGACACCCACGGGATCGTCCTTCTTAATTGCATGTGCGATGATTCCTACCGAGTCTGACGTGAATTACAAGTGGCTGTTGAGAAAGTTAGCTGCGATTTTAGATGCCACCGAGAGTAACGTCCTATTTGTATTTGTCACCGACCGAGAATTGGGTTTGATCAGCGCTCTTGAGCAAGTATTTCCCCGGGCTGAGCATTTGTTGTGTAGATGGCATGTGAACAAAGCCATCAATGCAAAAGCCTTGACAACATACAAAACTGAAAGTATGAGGAAATTTGTCATCTCGGCGCGATGCTATCCCTAG
- the LOC141645994 gene encoding uncharacterized protein LOC141645994: MEKGNDKRTREVALYWKSLNPVFKVDLHGDFRSRLDFPQYFSDNLKGRLPRMVTIKGPGPDIDTWEVQVGTSTNTTWVFGQGWKNFVTAFSLEESDTLIFKYKKSLYFKVIVISGKTSCEKESSHFVTISTPGAQLTDGLDFNEKQEHEKEKEKESDDHDPKLFPFKFEDIINCNMRPPSQITESSGSRSESRKRNAEVVASPETVRVKTENISFSSQTNRQQFTEKIEFARQRAKSIQTFRDNSFFVSLSRSHVLGTRKKLGIPRQWWDMVI, translated from the exons ATGGAAAAAGGGAATGATAAGAGAACAAGAGAAGTGGCTTTGTACTGGAAAAGCTTAAATCCTGTTTTTAAAGTTGATCTTCATGGAGATTTTCGTTCTAGGCTT GATTTTCCGCAGTATTTCTCTGATAATCTGAAAGGCAGATTACCTCGTATGGTGACTATCAAGGGTCCCGGTCCAGACATCGATACCTGGGAAGTGCAGGTTGGAACATCAACAAACACCACTTGGGTTTTCGGTCAGGGGTGGAAAAACTTTGTTACAGCATTCTCTTTAGAAGAGAGTGATACTTTGATCTTCAAATACAAGAAAAGTTTGTATTTTAAGGTGATAGTGATAAGTGGCAAAACTTCCTGTGAGAAAGAATCATCCCATTTCGTTACAATCTCAACACCTGGAGCTCAGCTCACTGATGGCCTAGACTTTAACGAAAAGCAGGAACacgaaaaggaaaaggaaaaggagagTGATGATCATGATCCTAAATTATTTCCTTTCAAATTTGAGGACATTATCAACTGTAACATGAGACCGCCGTCTCAGATAACTGAGTCAAGTGGAAGTCGTAGTGAGAGCAGGAAAAGAAATGCAGAAGTAGTCGCATCACCGGAAACTGTAAGAGTGAAAACAG AAAACATATCTTTTTCAAGTCAGACAAACAGGCAACAGTTTACTGAGAAGATAGAGTTTGCCAGGCAACGGGCGAAGTCGATACAAACGTTCAGGGATAATAGCTTCTTTGTATCCTTGTCACGTTCACATGTTTTGGGGACGCGGAAGAAACtt GGTATTCCACGACAGTGGTGGGATATGGTGATCTAG